One genomic segment of Peribacillus sp. FSL H8-0477 includes these proteins:
- a CDS encoding YbjN domain-containing protein, whose amino-acid sequence MSSAVKFRNFLGREKIQMEEKQNQDGSTFFRAEQKLKDGWKVIIGCAFNERGDIADLFCFNVAEIKNPEKKTAIYELINQFNTDYRYSKFYEEDGIVSIRYSYLVEGELNADVAFRKLIMLLETAEESYPKFMEVIWS is encoded by the coding sequence AGCGCAGTGAAATTCAGAAATTTCTTAGGCAGAGAAAAAATACAAATGGAAGAAAAGCAGAATCAAGACGGGTCAACTTTTTTTAGAGCTGAGCAGAAGCTGAAGGATGGCTGGAAAGTTATTATTGGCTGTGCTTTTAATGAAAGAGGAGACATAGCTGATCTATTCTGTTTCAATGTAGCCGAAATTAAAAATCCAGAAAAGAAGACGGCTATCTATGAGCTTATTAATCAATTTAATACAGATTACCGATATTCTAAGTTTTATGAAGAGGATGGAATAGTATCCATTCGGTATTCTTATTTGGTTGAGGGCGAACTCAATGCAGATGTTGCTTTTAGAAAATTAATTATGCTGCTTGAAACAGCAGAAGAATCGTATCCGAAATTCATGGAAGTCATTTGGTCTTAA
- a CDS encoding ABC transporter ATP-binding protein — protein MSEVKVEPKANWRSFFVLLKSEKLPIAMIVFVIGLSLLETGAALIVPLFTKGLVDQMSGSGIETGVIILLLAAFIIQTVAGGVSFYFLMYIGENLVAGIRRKLWDHVLRLPVSFFDANQSGETLSRITQDTTTIKTVITNHLVTFISGIVSIIGSIIILFMLDWRMTSIMLGIIPISLLILMPLGRKMYKVSRSTQDEMASFSGNLGRVLSEIRLVKSYNGEALEKEKGFSGVGKLFRFGLKEARIQAVISPFMTTIMMMILVILIGYGGIRVASGALTAGTLVAIIIYMFQIVVPFSQMASFFTAFQKALGATDRIQHLLNLEQESYAGKEGVMHGDLTFEQVMFSYEHSKPILTSVSFTVPATSTIALVGPSGGGKTTIFSLIERFYQPDSGTVTIGGVKISDIDLSLWRSQIGYVSQDSPVMTGTIRDNICYGVGRDITDEEVRHAASMANANRFIEKLPNRYDTEVGERGVKLSGGQRQRIAIARAILRDPRILLLDEATSNLDSESEQLVQHAIKNLMKGRTTLIIAHRLSTVIEADQLLVLEDGRITGRGTHHQLIESHTLYKKLASQQLQLDLASVED, from the coding sequence ATGAGTGAGGTAAAGGTGGAACCGAAAGCTAATTGGCGGTCGTTTTTTGTACTATTAAAATCCGAGAAGCTCCCGATTGCAATGATTGTTTTTGTAATCGGATTAAGTCTGTTGGAAACAGGAGCCGCGTTAATTGTCCCCTTGTTTACAAAAGGACTTGTAGATCAGATGTCTGGAAGTGGAATAGAAACAGGCGTGATTATCCTGCTGTTGGCAGCATTTATTATTCAGACAGTCGCAGGTGGGGTTTCCTTTTATTTTTTAATGTACATCGGTGAGAATTTGGTCGCAGGTATTCGTCGGAAGTTATGGGACCATGTGCTGCGGTTACCTGTTTCCTTTTTTGATGCAAATCAATCAGGAGAAACATTGAGCAGAATTACCCAAGATACAACTACAATTAAGACTGTAATAACCAATCATTTGGTTACGTTTATTTCGGGAATTGTCTCTATTATTGGCTCTATAATCATATTATTTATGCTTGATTGGCGAATGACTTCTATTATGCTTGGAATCATTCCAATATCTTTACTAATTTTAATGCCTCTTGGAAGGAAGATGTATAAAGTATCTCGATCAACACAGGACGAGATGGCTTCTTTCAGCGGGAACTTGGGAAGGGTCTTAAGTGAAATTCGATTGGTCAAATCCTATAACGGTGAGGCACTGGAAAAGGAGAAAGGGTTCTCAGGAGTCGGAAAATTATTTCGTTTTGGGTTAAAGGAAGCAAGAATTCAGGCCGTTATTTCTCCCTTTATGACGACTATTATGATGATGATTCTGGTGATATTAATCGGTTACGGCGGAATTAGAGTAGCTTCAGGTGCGTTAACTGCAGGAACTCTTGTGGCTATTATTATTTATATGTTCCAAATTGTCGTTCCTTTCAGCCAGATGGCTTCCTTTTTTACTGCATTTCAGAAAGCGCTGGGGGCTACAGACCGGATTCAGCATCTGCTTAATTTAGAGCAAGAATCATACGCGGGAAAAGAAGGAGTCATGCATGGCGATTTAACCTTTGAACAGGTTATGTTTTCGTACGAACACTCAAAACCTATATTGACTAGCGTGTCTTTTACAGTACCTGCAACTAGTACAATCGCATTAGTGGGTCCAAGCGGTGGTGGTAAAACAACTATTTTTTCACTGATAGAGCGATTTTATCAACCAGACAGCGGAACTGTTACAATAGGCGGTGTGAAAATCTCTGATATAGACCTTTCGTTATGGCGGTCACAAATTGGGTATGTATCACAAGATAGTCCCGTTATGACAGGGACTATTAGAGATAATATCTGTTATGGAGTAGGCAGGGATATTACAGACGAAGAAGTTCGGCACGCGGCAAGTATGGCGAATGCCAACCGTTTTATTGAAAAATTGCCAAACCGTTATGACACAGAGGTTGGGGAACGAGGAGTTAAGCTGTCAGGGGGACAAAGACAGCGTATTGCTATTGCCCGGGCTATCCTGCGGGACCCGCGTATTCTCTTGCTTGATGAAGCAACATCTAATCTGGACAGTGAGTCGGAGCAGTTGGTGCAGCATGCAATTAAGAACTTAATGAAAGGCCGTACGACATTAATTATTGCCCATCGGCTGTCAACGGTTATTGAAGCCGATCAATTATTAGTCCTAGAAGATGGTCGGATTACAGGGCGGGGAACGCATCATCAATTGATAGAGAGCCATACTCTTTATAAGAAACTGGCTTCACAACAGCTGCAATTAGATTTAGCTAGTGTTGAGGACTAA
- a CDS encoding B3/B4 domain-containing protein codes for MEISIHPELCKKVPGFKAGIIQYSGIEVGPSPQMVKGRLQLFQESLYFDLLDKELTDFSGLREWRQIFKAAGTDPSRYRPSVEALYRRIKKQNYLLPVHSAIDLNTFFSLQYEVPIGIYDLAELKTGITIRIGYPNEEYTGLNSRTNSLHNMITSADDLGPFGSPYIDSIRTKVTEETTEALQIIYLKSSISIEEGDQLTKSLMNMFLQVHGGEGSYQVLSC; via the coding sequence ATGGAAATCTCGATTCATCCTGAACTCTGTAAGAAAGTCCCTGGTTTTAAGGCTGGCATTATCCAATATTCTGGCATAGAAGTAGGCCCATCACCACAAATGGTCAAAGGGAGACTTCAATTGTTTCAGGAATCCCTTTATTTTGATTTACTAGATAAAGAACTGACCGATTTTTCTGGTCTTAGAGAATGGCGCCAAATTTTTAAAGCAGCCGGAACCGATCCTTCCCGTTACCGACCTTCTGTAGAAGCTTTGTACAGAAGAATTAAAAAACAGAATTATCTTCTACCCGTCCATTCAGCCATAGATTTAAATACCTTTTTCTCCCTTCAATATGAAGTACCAATCGGCATTTATGATCTGGCTGAGCTTAAGACAGGAATCACCATCAGGATTGGTTATCCTAATGAAGAATATACGGGATTGAACAGCCGCACTAATTCCCTACATAATATGATTACATCAGCTGATGATTTGGGTCCTTTTGGGAGTCCATATATCGATTCAATCCGAACCAAGGTAACAGAAGAAACGACTGAAGCCCTTCAAATCATCTACTTAAAATCGTCTATTTCCATTGAGGAAGGCGATCAGTTGACAAAATCACTCATGAATATGTTTTTGCAAGTACACGGCGGAGAAGGTTCCTATCAAGTCCTTTCTTGCTGA
- the queG gene encoding tRNA epoxyqueuosine(34) reductase QueG, producing MDFQALKQELIIYSKEIGIDKIGFTTANTFDEMKNRLLRQQELNYQSGFEEPDIEKRVNPALVVPEARSIISIALAYPSKLKNPPQSKRGERRGIFCRASWGTDYHTVLRKKMALLEEFLKEKVPEVVIKSMVDTGELVDRAVAERAGIGWSGKNCSIITPEFGSYVYLGDIITSLPFEPDTPMEDRCGECNKCVDVCPTGALVQGGQLDSSKCIAFLTQTKGFLPDEYRTKLGNRLYGCDTCQTVCPENKGKDYHFHEEMEPDPELAKPLLRPLLTMSNRDFKDKFGHVSGSWRGKKPIQRNAIIALAHFKDETALPELMDLVREDPRPVIRGTAAWAIGKIGGDEAYLALKLAKSEEQDQEVLQEIEKGLQMQDK from the coding sequence GTGGATTTTCAAGCACTTAAACAAGAATTGATTATATATAGTAAGGAAATTGGCATTGATAAGATTGGCTTCACGACAGCGAATACTTTTGATGAAATGAAAAATAGACTTCTTCGGCAGCAGGAGCTTAACTATCAATCAGGTTTTGAAGAGCCTGATATTGAAAAACGGGTAAATCCTGCTTTGGTAGTACCAGAAGCTCGTTCTATTATCTCAATTGCGCTGGCGTATCCCTCAAAGCTGAAAAATCCTCCTCAAAGTAAGAGGGGAGAGAGGCGCGGAATTTTTTGCCGTGCGTCTTGGGGAACAGATTATCATACGGTGTTACGAAAAAAAATGGCACTGCTAGAAGAATTCCTGAAAGAGAAAGTACCAGAGGTAGTCATTAAATCTATGGTAGATACTGGGGAGTTGGTGGATCGAGCTGTAGCTGAGCGTGCGGGAATTGGCTGGAGCGGAAAAAATTGCTCAATTATTACCCCGGAGTTTGGTTCATATGTGTATTTAGGGGATATCATTACGAGTCTTCCATTTGAACCGGATACGCCCATGGAGGATCGCTGTGGAGAGTGCAATAAGTGTGTGGATGTATGTCCGACTGGAGCACTGGTTCAAGGTGGTCAGCTTGATTCGAGCAAATGCATAGCCTTTTTAACACAAACAAAAGGATTTCTTCCGGATGAATACCGAACTAAGCTTGGTAACCGTTTATATGGATGTGATACATGTCAAACCGTTTGTCCCGAAAATAAGGGGAAGGACTACCATTTTCATGAAGAAATGGAACCTGATCCTGAACTTGCTAAACCACTGCTGCGTCCGTTATTAACGATGAGTAATCGCGACTTTAAGGATAAATTCGGTCATGTATCTGGATCATGGCGAGGAAAAAAACCAATTCAACGTAATGCCATTATCGCTCTTGCTCATTTTAAGGATGAAACAGCATTACCTGAATTAATGGATCTGGTAAGAGAGGATCCACGTCCTGTGATTCGAGGAACTGCGGCTTGGGCCATAGGTAAAATTGGCGGGGATGAAGCATATCTGGCATTAAAGCTAGCTAAGAGTGAAGAACAGGATCAAGAAGTTCTCCAAGAAATTGAAAAAGGATTACAAATGCAGGATAAATAA
- a CDS encoding amidase domain-containing protein — protein MKEQLKDLLAVRVQLLVIDGDGENGSDRLVNKRACLRTRDAEIVRVQAIGRIINDTEKGDEHWLDYQVHFKYLIKHGTLFYIEEELEQRRALFHSGKLNDDWQIQPSYQERGPGVPAVESIPERLNYRYSRLKAVQYAERWWNEFNPAYPKFTDDCSSFISQCLHAGGIPMWGSPKRSTGWWMSGTVWSYSWTVANALQQLLDRGQGIRTKEVQRPEELDLGDIICVDFQGDGRFDHSLIVTAKDQNGMPLVNAHTTNSRHRYWAYEDSTAYTPNIKYKFYLILDGT, from the coding sequence TTGAAAGAGCAGCTAAAAGATTTACTGGCCGTGCGTGTGCAGCTTTTGGTTATTGATGGGGATGGTGAAAACGGAAGCGATAGGTTAGTGAATAAACGGGCATGCCTTCGAACGAGAGATGCAGAAATTGTGAGGGTCCAAGCAATTGGACGTATTATAAATGATACAGAAAAGGGCGATGAACATTGGTTGGATTACCAGGTGCATTTTAAATATTTAATCAAGCACGGGACATTGTTTTATATTGAAGAGGAGCTGGAGCAGCGAAGAGCGTTATTTCATTCTGGAAAACTGAATGATGATTGGCAAATCCAACCTTCCTATCAAGAACGCGGCCCGGGTGTACCAGCTGTCGAATCAATACCGGAACGACTAAACTACCGATATAGTCGATTAAAGGCAGTTCAATATGCAGAGCGTTGGTGGAATGAATTTAATCCTGCCTATCCAAAATTTACGGACGATTGTTCAAGCTTTATTTCTCAATGTCTTCATGCTGGAGGCATACCTATGTGGGGGAGTCCGAAGAGAAGCACTGGCTGGTGGATGAGCGGAACGGTATGGAGTTATAGCTGGACTGTTGCTAATGCTCTTCAGCAGCTCTTGGATAGGGGGCAGGGGATTCGGACGAAGGAAGTACAACGCCCAGAAGAGCTTGATTTAGGCGATATCATTTGTGTGGATTTTCAGGGTGACGGCCGGTTTGATCATTCGTTGATTGTTACGGCTAAGGACCAAAATGGTATGCCGCTTGTAAATGCACATACAACTAACAGCAGGCATCGTTATTGGGCGTATGAGGACTCTACGGCATACACACCAAATATTAAATATAAATTCTACTTAATATTGGACGGTACCTAA
- the trmL gene encoding tRNA (uridine(34)/cytosine(34)/5-carboxymethylaminomethyluridine(34)-2'-O)-methyltransferase TrmL, with translation MSIHVVLYQPQIPANTGNISRTCAATDTTLHMIRPLGFSTDDKMLKRAGLDYWEHVKIHYYDSLEEFFEKNAGGEYFYISKFGEKPHTTFDFSDQNKEHYFIFGRETTGLPKDLIQDNLDRCLRIPMTDKVRSLNLSNTAAILVYEALRQQDYRNLDIIMKD, from the coding sequence GTGTCCATACATGTAGTTTTATACCAGCCGCAAATTCCTGCGAATACCGGAAATATATCGAGGACTTGTGCAGCTACTGATACAACGCTTCATATGATCCGCCCTCTAGGCTTTTCAACAGACGATAAGATGTTGAAAAGAGCAGGACTTGATTATTGGGAACATGTGAAAATTCATTATTATGATTCATTAGAAGAATTTTTTGAGAAAAATGCAGGCGGAGAGTACTTTTATATAAGTAAATTTGGTGAGAAACCACATACCACTTTTGATTTTAGTGATCAAAATAAAGAGCATTATTTCATTTTCGGACGCGAAACCACTGGTCTTCCAAAAGATTTAATTCAAGATAACCTTGATCGTTGTCTGCGCATCCCAATGACGGATAAAGTACGTTCACTTAATTTATCCAATACCGCAGCTATTTTGGTATATGAAGCATTACGGCAGCAAGACTATCGCAATTTAGATATCATAATGAAAGATTGA
- the nfsA gene encoding oxygen-insensitive NADPH nitroreductase produces the protein MNKLVETILDHRSIRSFEDKLLSKEQIETMVLCAQAASTSSYIQAYTIIGVTDPEKKAALAEIAGPQTYVAKNGHLFVFCADLQRLQRAAEMENADVTEALESTEKFLVASIDAALAAQNAAIAAESMGLGICYIGGLRNNLSEVSKLLGIPKRVIPLFGLVAGYPTNPSAKKPRLPLENIYHENEYQSDPEIFNEQLEQFNRIIRSYYLKRSNGLRKENWTCQMTAMLGKKSRLYLKDYIESQGLNKR, from the coding sequence ATGAATAAATTAGTTGAAACGATTTTAGATCATAGATCAATTCGATCATTTGAGGACAAGCTTCTATCAAAGGAACAAATTGAAACGATGGTTCTATGTGCTCAAGCAGCATCCACTTCAAGCTATATTCAAGCGTATACAATCATTGGTGTAACCGATCCTGAGAAGAAGGCCGCTCTTGCAGAAATAGCAGGACCGCAGACATATGTTGCAAAAAATGGCCATTTATTCGTATTTTGTGCTGACTTGCAGCGTCTTCAAAGAGCTGCAGAAATGGAAAATGCTGATGTGACAGAAGCACTTGAAAGTACGGAGAAATTCTTAGTTGCTTCTATCGACGCAGCATTGGCTGCACAAAACGCTGCTATAGCAGCTGAATCAATGGGATTAGGCATCTGTTATATTGGAGGTCTGCGTAATAATCTGTCGGAAGTATCGAAACTTTTAGGAATTCCTAAGAGAGTCATTCCACTATTTGGGTTAGTAGCTGGGTATCCAACGAATCCTTCTGCCAAAAAACCAAGGCTTCCTCTTGAAAACATTTATCATGAAAATGAGTACCAAAGTGACCCTGAAATTTTCAATGAACAGTTAGAACAATTTAACCGGATTATCCGATCGTATTATCTTAAACGGTCAAATGGTTTGCGTAAAGAAAATTGGACATGTCAAATGACGGCTATGCTTGGGAAAAAATCAAGGCTGTACTTGAAGGATTATATCGAGAGCCAAGGGCTGAATAAACGGTAA
- a CDS encoding response regulator transcription factor, which yields MTRILYIEDDADIGKLCEDDLAERGYIVHWLKSGEEALSFEENVEIIILDVMLPGLDGFTVGQRLKQRYPHTPILMLSARSSVDDKLYGLQFADDYLTKPFHPDELAARIEVLLRRIGQITESDLEIAHLKINLHQNQILDRRTNQEILLTGKQFRIFMYFLRHPNQILSKEQIYEAVWGEAFIVGDKSVMVHIRHIREKIEERPGFPKIIETIRGLGYRVRQ from the coding sequence ATGACGAGAATTTTATATATAGAAGATGATGCGGATATAGGGAAATTATGTGAAGATGATTTAGCAGAAAGAGGATATATAGTACATTGGCTTAAATCAGGAGAAGAAGCGCTGTCTTTTGAGGAAAATGTAGAAATAATCATTTTAGATGTGATGCTTCCTGGACTGGATGGGTTTACAGTAGGACAGAGGCTTAAACAAAGGTATCCGCATACCCCGATTCTTATGTTATCAGCTCGTTCAAGTGTGGATGATAAACTGTATGGCCTGCAATTTGCAGATGATTACCTAACGAAACCTTTTCATCCAGATGAATTGGCCGCAAGAATTGAAGTTCTGCTCAGAAGAATAGGCCAGATTACGGAGAGTGACCTAGAAATTGCTCATCTGAAGATTAATCTCCATCAAAATCAAATTCTTGATCGTCGTACCAATCAAGAAATTCTCTTAACAGGAAAACAATTTCGCATCTTTATGTATTTTCTGAGACACCCCAATCAGATTTTATCAAAGGAGCAGATTTACGAGGCGGTTTGGGGTGAAGCATTTATCGTTGGAGATAAGTCAGTGATGGTTCATATTCGACACATCCGTGAAAAAATTGAAGAAAGGCCAGGTTTTCCAAAAATTATTGAAACGATCCGCGGGCTGGGCTACCGGGTACGCCAATGA
- a CDS encoding HAMP domain-containing sensor histidine kinase, with protein MRWFQSLLTRYVLIIFLAIIILPFSFPLTSLLMLPLREGVSTSYQSGSTLEKNVKKTAKELDGADIADVDQQVKNIQASFKKADIFWVDAEGRTRQNAYQNDIPEIWSAGYTVEFMKKNRGSDADPYTLVTMLGKTNKQGFIVTQVPRNLMKTNDELLYQKYNLLWIIGIFIILCGFIFISFIFFYRIRKRLLRVQNAMTIPTENGIPSPLVIEKRDEIGQLEESFNNMIGKLEVSREREKEEEELRRQLIANLSHDLRTPLTTIRGHAFRLKREPLTNQGHSSLASIDAKVDYLGQLIENLMSYTLLSSGKYPFHPERIDAARIVRSSSAAWYPVFEKEGFIIELDIIDTPIFWTIDPQWFERVLDNVFQNVNRHAVSGKYIGITFNHLGLSVSDHGKGMDGQSAAKGAGIGLSIVTMMLKTMKLGLTIKSGESGTMITIQPPH; from the coding sequence ATGAGATGGTTTCAGTCATTATTAACGAGATATGTACTGATTATTTTTTTAGCAATCATTATTTTGCCCTTTTCGTTTCCGTTGACGTCATTACTGATGCTGCCGTTGAGAGAAGGAGTGTCGACTAGTTATCAAAGCGGATCTACTTTGGAAAAGAACGTAAAAAAAACGGCAAAAGAGCTGGATGGTGCAGACATAGCGGATGTAGACCAACAGGTGAAAAACATTCAAGCGTCTTTCAAAAAGGCAGATATCTTTTGGGTAGATGCTGAAGGAAGGACGCGCCAAAATGCTTATCAGAATGATATTCCTGAGATTTGGTCCGCAGGGTACACTGTTGAGTTTATGAAAAAAAATCGGGGTTCTGATGCAGATCCATATACGCTGGTAACGATGCTGGGGAAAACTAATAAACAGGGATTCATTGTTACGCAGGTTCCGCGGAATCTTATGAAAACCAACGATGAGTTACTATATCAAAAATACAATCTACTCTGGATTATCGGTATTTTTATCATTCTATGCGGCTTTATCTTTATTTCTTTCATTTTCTTCTATCGCATTCGTAAACGGTTACTAAGGGTTCAGAATGCAATGACGATACCGACAGAAAATGGGATTCCTTCGCCGTTGGTCATTGAAAAAAGAGACGAAATTGGTCAATTAGAGGAATCTTTTAATAATATGATTGGTAAGTTGGAAGTGAGTCGTGAGCGAGAAAAAGAGGAAGAGGAATTGAGGAGACAGTTAATTGCAAATCTATCTCATGATTTACGGACACCTTTAACAACAATAAGGGGACATGCTTTTCGCCTTAAAAGAGAGCCATTAACGAATCAAGGACATTCTTCACTAGCATCCATTGACGCTAAGGTGGATTACTTGGGACAATTGATTGAGAACTTAATGAGTTATACACTCCTTTCCTCAGGGAAATATCCGTTTCATCCGGAGCGTATAGATGCAGCGAGGATCGTCCGGTCGTCAAGTGCTGCTTGGTACCCAGTCTTTGAAAAGGAAGGATTTATCATTGAATTAGATATTATCGATACGCCAATATTTTGGACCATTGACCCTCAATGGTTTGAACGAGTACTTGATAATGTATTTCAAAATGTCAATCGTCATGCGGTTTCTGGTAAGTATATCGGGATCACTTTTAATCATTTGGGTCTTAGTGTGAGTGACCATGGAAAGGGAATGGACGGGCAGTCGGCGGCAAAAGGTGCAGGTATTGGCTTATCGATTGTTACTATGATGCTTAAGACTATGAAGTTGGGTTTGACCATTAAAAGTGGTGAATCAGGAACGATGATTACCATTCAACCTCCTCATTGA
- a CDS encoding ABC transporter ATP-binding protein, which translates to MIQTKGLTKTFKKRKVVENLDLQIKQGEIYGFLGPNGAGKTTTIRMLLGLARPSSGTIEMFGKDLLENKSHILKKTGSLVESPSYYGHLTAYENLEVLRRLLEIPKSRIDEVLSIVRLNREAKRPVKGFSLGMKQRLGIAAAMLGNPELLILDEPTNGLDPSGIHEIRELIKSLPKEHGTTVLVSSHLLSEIDLMATQLGIIAKGQLVFQNSIEEIRKRSRSRIGFHVNDPEAVRMLINSSYAVNEEGIVYVDYLADAKVAAMVDVIISHKYEIYRVQEEKQSLEEIFLTITNGEASL; encoded by the coding sequence ATGATTCAAACAAAGGGATTAACGAAGACATTTAAAAAGAGAAAAGTTGTAGAGAACCTTGATTTACAAATTAAACAGGGAGAAATTTATGGTTTTTTAGGGCCAAATGGGGCTGGGAAAACAACTACGATTCGAATGTTACTCGGGCTTGCTAGACCGAGCAGTGGAACGATTGAAATGTTCGGCAAGGACCTGTTGGAAAACAAATCTCATATTTTGAAAAAAACAGGTTCTCTGGTAGAGTCGCCATCTTACTATGGTCATTTAACAGCTTATGAAAACTTAGAGGTACTTCGTAGACTTCTAGAGATACCCAAATCAAGAATCGATGAAGTGCTCTCTATTGTTCGATTAAACAGGGAAGCGAAACGGCCAGTTAAGGGTTTTTCTCTTGGTATGAAGCAACGGCTCGGTATTGCTGCAGCCATGCTTGGAAATCCGGAGCTTTTAATTCTTGATGAACCGACAAATGGACTCGATCCATCAGGAATTCATGAGATCCGCGAATTAATTAAGTCATTGCCGAAGGAGCATGGGACAACGGTTCTTGTTTCGAGTCATTTATTATCAGAAATCGACCTGATGGCTACCCAGCTTGGAATCATTGCGAAAGGACAATTAGTTTTTCAAAACTCTATTGAAGAAATAAGAAAAAGATCGAGGAGTCGAATAGGCTTCCATGTTAACGATCCAGAAGCAGTAAGGATGTTAATCAATAGCAGTTATGCTGTAAATGAAGAAGGGATTGTGTATGTAGATTATCTTGCAGATGCAAAAGTTGCTGCAATGGTTGACGTAATTATCAGCCACAAGTATGAGATATATCGAGTTCAAGAAGAAAAGCAATCTTTAGAAGAGATTTTCCTAACCATTACAAATGGGGAGGCAAGTCTTTAA
- a CDS encoding ABC transporter permease, with the protein MIRFLLIDTLKMKKKWVWFLVFLGPAGVVGLEAFNFLLRYDWLTKQYQDDLWGGLIDESRILAVPALMMGLAIVASILAGIEHQTNSWKQMLALPVSKCSLFTAKFMLLTFLLFISCTCLGLGLIGLGAALGFGTKIPLVYLLKISYYPFLAALPFAALHTWLSIVVKNQAIALTCGIIGTILSLYGVIMPDWVPYKWLFLENSWGKVEYSAAAGVLTGLLVYLVGLLDFYRRDVL; encoded by the coding sequence ATGATTCGTTTTCTTTTAATAGATACCTTAAAGATGAAGAAAAAGTGGGTATGGTTTCTTGTGTTTCTTGGACCAGCGGGAGTAGTGGGTTTAGAGGCATTTAATTTTCTGCTTAGGTATGATTGGCTGACTAAGCAATATCAGGATGACCTATGGGGCGGGTTAATTGATGAATCAAGGATACTTGCTGTTCCTGCGTTAATGATGGGACTAGCTATTGTTGCTTCTATATTGGCTGGTATTGAGCATCAAACAAATTCTTGGAAACAGATGCTGGCGCTGCCAGTTTCAAAATGTAGTTTGTTTACTGCGAAATTTATGCTGCTTACGTTCTTGCTGTTTATTTCCTGCACATGCTTAGGACTTGGGCTTATTGGTTTAGGAGCAGCGTTAGGTTTTGGAACGAAGATTCCATTAGTATACCTTTTGAAAATCAGCTACTATCCGTTTCTTGCGGCACTGCCTTTTGCAGCTTTGCATACATGGCTTTCCATTGTCGTAAAGAATCAAGCAATTGCACTGACATGTGGGATTATCGGAACCATTCTATCTTTATATGGGGTCATTATGCCTGATTGGGTTCCCTATAAATGGCTCTTTCTTGAAAACAGCTGGGGAAAGGTCGAGTATTCAGCTGCAGCCGGAGTATTAACAGGTCTCTTAGTCTATCTAGTTGGTCTTCTGGATTTTTACCGAAGGGATGTGCTTTAA
- a CDS encoding ABC transporter permease codes for MLRMFYAELLKMQKSSIWCLTLVSPLLAALIGLGIGIEGPVQWEQLMAHMNITHSVLFLPLLAGIFSSSTCRFEHEEGGWKQLLAKPVSRGVVYTAKFLIVALLLMLTQLLFLAVLLITGWIKGFPGDIPWELFLLGVGGSLLASLPLAALQLFVSTIWSSFAAPMALNVIFTLPNILIVNSEKFAPYYPWAQPFLAAFSWTDKVGGLPVFDATLYGVVVSSFFLFFVSGFTYFQRKEV; via the coding sequence ATGCTTCGGATGTTTTATGCAGAGCTGCTCAAGATGCAGAAATCTTCAATATGGTGTTTAACATTGGTAAGTCCGTTACTTGCTGCGTTAATAGGTCTAGGAATTGGCATCGAAGGTCCTGTTCAATGGGAGCAGTTAATGGCTCATATGAATATCACTCATTCCGTTTTATTTCTGCCGCTTTTAGCGGGAATCTTTTCAAGCAGTACATGCCGATTTGAGCATGAAGAGGGAGGGTGGAAGCAACTGCTTGCAAAGCCAGTATCCCGGGGTGTAGTTTATACAGCCAAGTTTTTGATCGTTGCATTACTCCTGATGCTGACCCAGCTGTTATTCTTGGCCGTTCTATTGATAACCGGTTGGATAAAAGGGTTTCCAGGAGATATTCCTTGGGAATTATTCCTTTTAGGTGTTGGTGGATCACTACTTGCTAGTTTGCCGCTGGCAGCGCTGCAGCTTTTCGTTTCTACTATTTGGTCAAGCTTCGCCGCACCAATGGCATTAAATGTGATTTTTACACTGCCCAACATTTTAATTGTGAATTCGGAAAAATTTGCTCCTTATTATCCTTGGGCACAGCCTTTTCTAGCTGCTTTTTCATGGACAGACAAGGTTGGAGGATTGCCAGTTTTTGATGCAACGTTATATGGGGTGGTTGTGAGTAGTTTTTTTCTCTTTTTCGTTAGCGGTTTTACGTATTTCCAAAGAAAAGAAGTGTAA